One Vicinamibacteria bacterium genomic window carries:
- a CDS encoding response regulator transcription factor — protein MRILVIDDDRDTLDFIVQGLEESGHIVDKAEEGREGLFLALERSYDALVVDRMLPGLDGLTIVQTLRSEGRKTPILILSALGEVDDRVNGLRRGGDDYLVKPFAFSELLARLEALVRRGESEPATTRLVVGDLEMDLLARRVKRAGRTIELKPREFRLLEYLMRHSGQVVTRTMLLEQVWDYHFDPQTNVIDVHVSRLRGKIEKDFDSPLIHTIRGVGYVLRVPEDSSS, from the coding sequence ATGCGCATTCTGGTCATCGACGACGATCGCGACACGCTCGATTTTATCGTCCAAGGACTCGAGGAGAGCGGACACATCGTCGACAAAGCCGAAGAGGGAAGAGAAGGGCTCTTTCTCGCCCTCGAACGCTCCTACGACGCGCTCGTCGTCGATCGTATGCTTCCCGGACTGGACGGTCTAACGATCGTTCAGACTCTCCGGAGCGAGGGAAGAAAGACACCGATACTCATCCTGAGCGCACTGGGCGAGGTCGACGATCGGGTGAACGGGTTGCGTCGCGGTGGAGACGACTATCTCGTCAAGCCGTTTGCTTTTTCCGAGCTACTGGCCCGGCTCGAGGCGCTCGTTCGTCGAGGCGAGAGCGAGCCCGCGACTACCAGGCTCGTGGTCGGGGATCTGGAAATGGATCTGCTGGCCCGGCGCGTCAAGCGTGCCGGCCGCACCATCGAGCTGAAACCCAGGGAGTTTCGTCTCCTTGAGTACCTGATGCGCCACAGTGGCCAGGTGGTGACCCGTACGATGCTATTAGAGCAGGTCTGGGACTACCATTTCGACCCCCAGACGAACGTCATCGACGTGCACGTGAGCCGGCTACGGGGAAAGATCGAAAAGGATTTCGACTCACCTTTGATTCACACCATTCGCGGTGTGGGATACGTTCTCCGTGTACCCGAAGACTCTTCTTCGTAG